The following are encoded together in the Plasmodium reichenowi strain SY57 chromosome 3, whole genome shotgun sequence genome:
- a CDS encoding serine/threonine protein kinase, putative: MNEHIKSFKNDNVHYTKKNVIRNYDDHNNIKANSHLKLQSKEYTTHNDKKQRWITSNNTNNNIQTHVNVKCDDKSVENKTTTLINKDINEFSNISKQDKNYTKYNCVNFNKSDVMRDYVRYSKKEDSSSNNINGNNNMNGNNNMNGNNNMNGNNNMNGNNNMNGNNNMNSNNNMNGNNSMNGNNNMNGNNNMNGNNNMNGNNNMNGNNNMNGNNNMNGNNNINRNNITNNHIIHHISNKTTLIENNKKKEENIFSSADLYKKEINVKGSSDPFDLLYKRKIDKDDNLSKKKKKRSTYLFNKDGEHFVDKENVQNNRIDDDDDDDDNHHDNVVVAYEKVKENEMKENKNKKSAKEDGSCNVLDELRNKDNLEVNDNIISKSFEKNHILYIKTADNLNENYNERKIYKEINKEEYSNKDEYVHFENNDDSSIKKKNNSSECLDEQKKTYKYSIIEQKKYNFNDRDNNAYIKDDTRKKEKVCYLNMIVQSEEYKKYGSNNKMDEMQIYNQHTNNININERCNISINENLNNNIYFDDYEGYDQRKKKNKLDDHTYTQRKEYKNNINDILKDHHLNNNETKGKNNKIEEEEKKNKIEEEEEENKIEKEEKKNKIKEEEKKNKIKEEEEKNKIEKEEKKNKIKEEEKKNKIKEEEKKNTYANDKFVSHIDNVNCNIKIDALLDNIEKKKKTGYKEINLYKEIKNEYRKMLNDENSIMLEHEKKYNTHQVNNNLCDTKDMLQKENKILTNNDKKKTFLLHKYKNITSNVLSSKMPGTLLTKKLNATIKTIKKDVTNIEKKKYVHDHRKDNIIKRNKEFINIYKGKRNYSNVEIVSEVCNNKINVKGDDNNMMVENKLCDDNNMITENNPCDDNNMITENNPCDHNNVIVKNIERSERSFMFTHHRKNITSASTDTCAKNKKQIKSPHLYSNKNEDKDKKSIFLKNINENIKKNYKDKEKMSTLEKKVFIKKNNVIINNDDEKQTSSKINDDFNITIDKKKGKLNNNPVDLNRKIKNETKILEKDKRYMSKIQNNLMKQKTNFPTNNKGISSTSFSSSSTKNFKDCGIIEKNKNLGNLKYTSIRNKINVDSIKLNDKADLYKDKKKTSFNDINRAVKGMNFKKRDVPNKNNIVDTNKGKRVFNPLTLNNNYRNNYIRSNKNNVKNGKMVGIKKIVPVKEKQKSFHPEGVAADKKLNSNYNGKYLIEKDGFKDIINEEMEKYKNNKMKYKIKSNSIPPIIKKIERKSNDNDSNNNNNNNNNNNINSNNKININNNNSSNDKCLFLRKEKDRVHLKNNNIVANNTMMFRKQSNSCDNNTTSLKNKMIINSNSEKANSSNSQNNEKKEMSYFEWLANEKKKKEIIEKKDEEKKRKGEIEKSEHANDSKKMDEQLDDVKPTMLQPLSSFNLRQNERKYEQSDFIVDKYPIGNGRTGLVFKAIIKKEENKNVALKVMAKDTIMSLNIERQVLKEIIIQASLKHINILELIAYFEDKTRLFLILELANGGSVRNKMKQKKQPLNEEEVALYVFQIADALSYLHNFNIIHRDLKPDNILIHYSNEHLNNKIYKYGVIKLADFGFSCQLKNKRQKRSTFCGTIDYMPPEIINQIPYDCNVDLWCLGIVIFELLVGFPPFTDDTQERIFDQIKELNFHFPKSVSLLAQELILKLCSRTAEERISADEVKSHPWIKQFI, translated from the exons atgaatgaacATATCAAaagttttaaaaatgataatgtTCATTATACCAAGAAAAATGTTATAAGAAATTATGatgatcataataatattaaagCAAACTCACATTTAAAATTGCAGTCAAAAGAATATACTACacataatgataaaaaacAAAGATGGATCACTTcaaataatacaaataataatatacaaacTCATGTAAATGTAAAATGTGATGATAAATCAgtagaaaataaaacaacAACCCTgataaataaagatattaatgaattctcaaatatttcaaaacaggataaaaattacacaaaatataattgCGTGAATTTCAATAAAAGTGATGTAATGAGGGATTATGTGAGATATAGTAAAAAGGAAGATTCTTcaagtaataatataaacggtaataataacatgaacggtaataataacatgaacggtaataataatatgaacggtaataataatatgaacggtaataataatatgaacggtaataataacatgaacagtaataataatatgaacgGCAATAATAGTATGAACggtaataataacatgaacggtaataataacatgaacggtaataataacatgaacggtaataataatatgaacggcaataataatatgaacggcaataataatatgaacggcaataataatataaacagaaataatattacgAACAATCATATAATTCACCATATTTCGAATAAAACTACCTTGATTGAGAACaacaagaaaaaagaagaaaacaTATTTTCCTCAGctgatttatataaaaaagaaataaatgtaaaagGATCTAGTGACCcttttgatttattatataagaGGAAGATAGACAAGGATGATAATttaagtaaaaaaaaaaaaaagaggtccacttatttatttaataaagatGGTGAACATTTTGTggataaagaaaatgttcaaaataatagaattgatgatgatgatgatgatgatgacAATCACCATGATAATGTTGTTGTTGCATATGAGAAGGTAAAAGAGAATGaaatgaaagaaaataaaaataagaaaagtGCAAAGGAAGATGGATCATGCAATGTTCTGGATGAACTAAGAAATAAGGATAATTTAGAAgtaaatgataatataattagtaaatcatttgaaaaaaatcatattttgtatattaaaaCGGCAGAcaatttaaatgaaaattataatgagagaaaaatatacaaagaaataaataaggaagaatatagtaataaagatgaatatgttcattttgaaaataatgatgatagttcaataaaaaaaaaaaacaattcATCAGAATGTTTAGATGAACAGAAAAAAACGTATAAGTATTCTATAatagaacaaaaaaaatataattttaatgatAGGGATAATAATGCATATATTAAAGATGATACACGTAAGAAGGAAAAAGTATGTTATCTTAATATGATTGTACAAAGTGAGgaatataagaaatatggaagtaataataaaatggaTGAGATGCAAATTTATAATCAacatacaaataatatcaatataaatgaaaggtgtaatatatctataaatgaaaatttaaacaacaatatatattttgatgaTTATGAAGGATATGAccaaagaaaaaaaaaaaataaattagaTGACCATACATATACTCAGAGGAaggaatataaaaataatataaatgatatattaaaagatcatcatctaaataataatgaaacgaaaggaaaaaataataaaatagaagaagaggaaaaaaaaaataaaatcgaagaagaagaagaagaaaataaaatagaaaaagaagaaaaaaaaaataaaatcaaagaagaagaaaaaaaaaataaaatcaaagaagaagaagaaaaaaataaaatagaaaaagaagaaaaaaaaaataaaatcaaagaagaagaaaaaaaaaataaaatcaaagaagaagaaaaaaaaaatacatatgCAAATGATAAATTCGTATCACATATTGATAATGTTAATTGTAATATTAAGATAGATGCATTATTAgataatatagaaaagaagaaaaaaacaggatacaaagaaataaatctttataaagaaattaaaaatgaatatcgaaaaatgttaaatgatgaaaattCAATTATGTTAGAACatgaaaagaaatataatacacaTCAAGTGAATAACAATTTGTGTGATACTAAGGATATGTTACagaaagaaaataaaatattaacgaataatgataaaaagaaaacatttttattacataaatataaaaatattacatcGAATGTTTTATCATCTAAAATGCCAGGTACTTTGTTAACTAAAAAACTGAATGCAActataaaaacaataaaaaaggatgttacaaatattgaaaaaaaaaaatatgtgcATGATCATAGAAAAGACAATATCATAAAGAGGAATAAggaatttattaatatttataaggGAAAGAGAAATTATTCAAACGTGGAAATTGTCTCTGAAGtatgtaataataagatAAATGTTAAAGGTGATGATAACAATATGATGGTTGAAAATAAGCTGTGTGATGATAACAATATGATTACTGAGAATAACCCGTGTGATGATAACAATATGATTACTGAGAATAACCCGTGTGACCACAATAATGTGATAGTTAAGAATATAGAACGTTCTGAGAGGTCCTTTATGTTTACTCATCAtaggaaaaatataacaagTGCTAGTACCGATACTTGTgcaaaaaataaaaaacaaattaaatCTCCACATTTATATTCCAACAAGAATGAAGATAAggataaaaaaagtatatttttgaaaaatattaacgagaacataaaaaaaaattataaggacaaagaaaaaatgagcacattagaaaaaaaggtatttataaaaaaaaataatgttataataaataatgatgatgaaaagCAAACAAGTagtaaaataaatgatgatTTCAATATTACaatagataaaaaaaaaggaaaattaaataataatccTGTTGATttaaatagaaaaataaaaaatgaaaccAAAATATTGGAAAAGGACAAACGTTATATGAGcaaaatacaaaataatttaatgaAACAAAAAACGAACTTTCCAACTAATAATAAAGGCATAAGTAGTACTTCCTTTAGTAGTAGTTCTACGAAAAATTTCAAAGATTGTGGaattatagaaaaaaataaaaatcttggaaatttaaaatatacttCTATAAGGAATAAAATTAATGTTGATagtataaaattaaatgataaggctgatttatataaagaCAAAAAGAAGACAAGttttaatgatataaatagGGCTGTAAAAGGAAtgaattttaaaaaaagagatGTTCcgaataaaaataatatagtGGATACGAATAAGGGAAAACGGGTTTTTAATCCCCTCACGTTAAACAATAATTATcgtaataattatatacgTTCTAATAAGAATAATGTGAAGAATGGAAAAATGGTGggtataaaaaaaattgttcCTGTTAAggaaaaacaaaaaagtTTTCATCCAGAAGGAGTGGCAGCAGACAAAAAATTGAATTCAAATTATAAtggaaaatatttaattgaGAAGGATGGGTTCaaagatattattaatgaggaaatggaaaaatataagaataataaaatgaagtataaaattaaaagtaATTCAATACCACcaataattaaaaaaatagaaagGAAAAGCAATGATAatgatagtaataataataataataataataataataataatattaacagtaataataaaatcaatattaataacaataatagtagtaatgataaatgcttatttttaagaaaggaaaaagatagagttcatttaaaaaataataatatagttGCTAATAACACCATGATGTTTAGAAAGCAAAGTAATAGTtgtgataataatactacatcgttgaaaaataaaatgataataaatagTAATTCGGAAAAGGCTAATTCTAGTAATTcacaaaataatgaaaaaaaagaaatgtCGTATTTTGAATGGCTAGCtaacgaaaaaaaaaagaaggagataatagaaaaaaaagatgaagaaaagaaaagaaaaggagAAATAGAAAAAAGTGAACATGCAAATGATTCTAAAAAGATGGATGAACAATTGGATGATGTGAAACCTACCATGCTACAACCTTTATCATCTTTCAACTTAAGACAAAACgaaagaaaatatgaacaGAGCGATTTTATTGTAGATAAATATCCAATAGGTAATGGTAGAACAGGATTAGTATTTAAAgcaataataaaaaaggaagaGAACAAAAATGTCGCTCTGAAGGTAATGGCAAAAGACACAATTATGTCACTAAATATTGAACGACAAGTATTGAAggaaattattatacaaGCTAGcttaaaacatataaatatattagaaCTTATAGCATATTTTGAAGATAAAACAAgactttttttaattctaGAATTAGCTAATGGAGGATCAGTACGaaataaaatgaaacaaaaaaaacaacctttaaatgaagaagaagttgcattatatgtttttcaAATAGCTGATGCATTATCTTATCTGcataattttaatataattcataGAGATCTGAAACCTGACaatattttaattcattattCTAATGaacatttaaataataaaatttataaatatggaGTAATCAAGCTAGCCGACTTTGGATTTTCTTGTCAGctcaaaaataaaagacAAAAAAGGAGTACATTCTGTGGCACAATCGATTATATGCCCCCTGAAATTATTAACCAAATACCTTATGATTGTAATGTGGATCTGTGGTGTTTGGGTATAGTTATATTTGAGTTGTTAGTTGGATTTCCTCCATTTACCGACGATACACAg gaGAGGATTTTTGATCAAATAAAGGAAttaaattttcattttcctAAGTCGGTATCATTGTTAGCTCAGGAgttaatattaaaa CTATGCAGTAGAACTGCTGAAGAAAGAATTTCGGCAGATGAAGTAAAATCTCACCCGTGGATAAAACaattcatataa